A single Solidesulfovibrio sp. DNA region contains:
- a CDS encoding HAMP domain-containing sensor histidine kinase — translation MNASMLESTLLQTHFDVIPFGIYVVDVATHELVFVNRHFRETLGAAEGRRCHEVIFDEPVPCLHCRIPELLTVAGMPNGVTVIYDHYNEREEHWYQMQEKTMGWPDGRVVKYAIAVDISELKDTQNHLAEAHAELAIRNKELAAQNRILQENIELREHVERIARHDLKAPLSALIGLPQVLLDNYDLPEDAANVVRLIEQAGHAMLDMLNQSLVLYRLETGSYELAAKALDLADLVRRTAARLSTMAVARRRAIRLTRRGRPLAPDETFAIAGDELLLGPMLQNLLVNALEAAPAGGEVGVDLGEDNGHVRLALSNEGEVPPPIRSRMFEKYVTMGKRGGTGLGAYSASLAARAHGGRIELDADNPGRTTVTVVLPRRPGGAP, via the coding sequence ATGAACGCCTCCATGCTCGAAAGCACGCTGTTGCAGACGCATTTCGATGTCATCCCCTTCGGCATCTACGTCGTCGACGTGGCGACCCATGAGCTGGTCTTCGTCAACCGGCACTTCCGCGAGACCCTCGGCGCGGCCGAGGGGCGCCGGTGCCACGAGGTCATCTTCGACGAACCCGTCCCCTGCCTGCACTGCCGCATTCCGGAACTGCTCACCGTCGCGGGGATGCCAAACGGCGTCACCGTGATCTACGACCACTACAACGAGCGCGAGGAACACTGGTACCAGATGCAGGAAAAGACCATGGGCTGGCCCGATGGCCGGGTGGTCAAGTACGCCATCGCCGTGGATATTTCCGAGCTCAAGGACACCCAGAACCATCTGGCCGAGGCCCATGCCGAACTGGCCATCCGCAACAAGGAACTGGCGGCCCAGAACCGCATTCTCCAGGAAAACATCGAACTGCGCGAACACGTCGAGCGCATCGCCCGGCATGACCTCAAGGCCCCGCTGTCGGCGCTCATCGGCCTGCCGCAGGTCCTGCTCGACAACTACGACCTGCCCGAGGACGCCGCCAACGTCGTGCGGCTGATCGAACAGGCCGGCCATGCCATGCTGGACATGCTCAACCAGTCCCTGGTGCTTTATCGTCTGGAGACCGGCAGCTACGAGCTGGCGGCCAAGGCCCTGGATCTGGCCGATCTGGTGCGCCGCACCGCGGCCCGGCTGTCCACCATGGCCGTGGCCAGGCGTCGGGCCATCCGCCTGACCCGGCGGGGCCGGCCCCTGGCCCCGGACGAGACCTTCGCCATCGCCGGGGACGAACTGCTCCTCGGCCCCATGCTGCAAAACCTGCTGGTCAACGCCCTGGAGGCCGCCCCGGCCGGGGGCGAGGTGGGTGTCGACCTGGGCGAGGACAACGGCCACGTCCGGCTGGCCCTGTCCAACGAGGGCGAGGTGCCGCCGCCCATCCGGTCGCGCATGTTCGAGAAGTACGTCACCATGGGCAAGCGGGGCGGTACGGGCCTTGGCGCCTATTCCGCCTCCCTGGCCGCCCGGGCCCACGGCGGGCGCATCGAGCTTGACGCCGACAACCCCGGCCGCACCACGGTCACGGTGGTGCTGCCGCGCCGGCCCGGGGGCGCGCCATGA
- a CDS encoding diguanylate cyclase domain-containing protein: protein MMENALFESHFDLIPFGIYVVDVVSYTLIHSNRAFRERFGDHAGRTCHKVLYERDTPCDYCRMAELLGPDGRPGGNTVVFEHFNEVDDRWYQMQIRAMTWPDGRVVKYSIAVDISALKDTQNRLAEAHAELALKNIELTRLSTTDMLTGLANRQRIDALLTSELAALAGDGRPLSLVMLDIDRFKDINDRHGHLRGDAVLIALAGLLRERCPAGCTAGRWGGEEFLLLCPGLSLEAASNLAEGLREAVMALRLPGLAGVTCSFGVTLARPGEGGERCMARVDRALYAAKDLGRNRVEAR from the coding sequence ATGATGGAAAACGCGCTTTTCGAGAGCCATTTCGACCTCATCCCCTTCGGCATCTACGTGGTGGACGTGGTCTCCTACACGCTCATCCACAGCAACCGGGCCTTCCGCGAACGCTTTGGCGACCATGCCGGCCGGACCTGCCACAAGGTCCTGTACGAGCGCGACACGCCTTGCGACTATTGCCGCATGGCCGAGCTGCTCGGCCCGGACGGCCGCCCGGGCGGCAATACCGTGGTTTTCGAGCACTTCAACGAAGTCGACGACCGCTGGTATCAGATGCAGATCCGGGCCATGACCTGGCCCGACGGCCGGGTGGTCAAGTATTCCATCGCCGTGGACATCTCGGCCCTCAAGGACACGCAAAACCGCCTGGCCGAGGCCCATGCCGAGCTGGCGCTCAAAAACATCGAACTGACCCGCCTGTCCACCACGGACATGCTGACCGGGCTGGCCAACCGGCAGCGCATCGATGCGCTGCTCACGTCGGAACTGGCCGCCCTGGCCGGGGACGGCCGGCCCTTGAGCCTGGTCATGCTGGATATCGACCGCTTCAAGGACATCAACGACCGCCACGGCCATCTGCGCGGCGACGCGGTGCTGATCGCCCTGGCCGGGCTGTTGCGGGAGCGCTGCCCCGCCGGCTGCACCGCCGGGCGTTGGGGCGGGGAGGAGTTCCTGCTGCTGTGCCCGGGCCTGTCCCTGGAAGCGGCCTCCAACCTGGCCGAGGGCCTGCGCGAGGCGGTCATGGCGTTACGCCTTCCCGGCCTCGCCGGCGTGACCTGCAGCTTCGGCGTGACCCTGGCCCGGCCCGGCGAGGGCGGCGAACGCTGCATGGCCCGGGTGGACCGGGCCCTTTACGCGGCCAAGGATCTTGGCCGCAACCGGGTCGAGGCCCGTTGA
- a CDS encoding 3-dehydroquinate synthase codes for MTQTFTQRIALDFAFPVVFTRHALDPANPVLAETLLAAGPGPHRLAVVVDGGLAAADPGLPGRLDTYVRAHADAAVLAAPPLLVAGGERAKADFAVLEAVWRLTFEARLCRQSFLLAIGGGAVLDAAGFAAATAHRGVRLVRMPSTALGQNDAGVGVKNGVNAFGRKNYLGTFAPPYAVINDHALLASLPERDRRAGLAEAVKVAALRDAAFFARLVELAPRLAVLDDDALEEADRRCALAHLAHIAGGGDPFEFGSARPLDFGHWAAHALEEATGGALRHGEAVAVGLALDTVYSGLVGLADAATVEAVLSLCRALRLAVWHPALDGLAMPAAVEAFREHLGGRLHLSLLTGIGCRVEVHEVDFARMGQARDRLRRAGAPGGRQP; via the coding sequence ATGACCCAGACGTTTACGCAGCGCATCGCGCTCGATTTCGCCTTTCCCGTCGTTTTCACCCGTCACGCCCTCGACCCGGCCAATCCCGTCCTGGCCGAGACGCTCCTGGCCGCCGGCCCTGGGCCGCACCGCCTGGCCGTGGTGGTGGACGGCGGATTGGCCGCGGCCGACCCGGGCCTGCCGGGCCGGCTGGACACCTATGTGCGCGCCCATGCCGACGCGGCCGTGCTGGCCGCGCCACCGCTGCTGGTGGCGGGCGGGGAGCGGGCCAAGGCGGATTTTGCCGTGCTCGAGGCCGTGTGGCGCCTGACCTTCGAGGCCAGGCTGTGCCGCCAGTCGTTCCTGCTGGCCATCGGCGGCGGGGCGGTCCTGGACGCGGCCGGCTTCGCCGCGGCCACGGCCCATCGGGGCGTGCGCCTGGTGCGCATGCCGTCCACGGCCCTTGGCCAGAACGACGCCGGCGTGGGCGTCAAAAACGGCGTCAACGCCTTTGGCCGCAAGAACTACCTGGGCACGTTCGCGCCGCCCTATGCCGTCATCAACGATCACGCCCTGCTTGCCAGCCTGCCCGAGCGCGACCGCCGGGCCGGGCTGGCCGAGGCGGTCAAGGTGGCGGCCCTGCGCGACGCGGCGTTTTTCGCCAGGCTCGTGGAGCTTGCCCCGCGCCTGGCCGTCCTCGACGACGACGCCCTGGAGGAGGCCGACCGGCGCTGCGCCCTGGCCCACCTGGCCCACATCGCCGGCGGCGGCGACCCCTTCGAGTTCGGTTCGGCCAGGCCGCTCGATTTCGGCCACTGGGCCGCCCACGCCCTGGAAGAGGCGACGGGCGGGGCGCTGCGCCACGGCGAGGCCGTGGCCGTGGGCCTGGCCCTGGACACGGTCTATTCCGGCCTGGTCGGGCTTGCCGACGCGGCGACGGTCGAGGCCGTGCTGTCGCTTTGCCGCGCGTTGCGCCTGGCCGTGTGGCATCCGGCCCTGGACGGCCTTGCCATGCCGGCGGCGGTGGAGGCGTTTCGCGAACACCTGGGCGGCCGGCTGCACCTGAGCCTTTTGACCGGCATCGGCTGCCGCGTCGAGGTCCACGAGGTGGATTTCGCCCGCATGGGACAGGCCCGGGACAGGCTGCGCCGGGCCGGCGCCCCCGGCGGACGGCAACCCTGA
- the eboE gene encoding metabolite traffic protein EboE has translation MEATGGCDFRHPVTYCTNIHPGETLDEVRRGLAAQATRVRAALSPEAPFPLGLRLSGRASLELATGDAAARFGAWLAANGFSVPTINAFPYGRFHHAPVKEAVYLPDWRDPERLAYTVRLARVLAGWLPEGGTGSLSTVPVGFRRGFPEADLPAALANMRLALEALRTIFRDTGRRLRLAVEPEPGCLVETTPQFVALCDRLDPDGEYRAHLGICYDCCHQALQYEDPRRSLARLASAGLTVAHVQVSSALHLEGGDLARLSRFVEPVYLHQAVARLHDGRLVRFDDLQLALSARLSDVESWRVHFHLPVFLRELPDCGTTQPFLKAILPLFSADALLEVETYTWSVLPDDLRTTDVADSICREIRWVRQARQAGLDVAGTPY, from the coding sequence ATGGAGGCCACGGGCGGTTGCGATTTCCGGCATCCGGTCACCTACTGCACCAACATCCATCCGGGCGAGACCCTGGACGAGGTGCGCCGGGGTCTGGCCGCGCAGGCCACGCGGGTCCGGGCGGCCCTCTCGCCCGAGGCGCCGTTTCCCCTGGGCCTGCGCCTGTCGGGCCGGGCCAGCCTGGAACTGGCAACCGGGGACGCCGCGGCGCGGTTTGGCGCCTGGCTTGCCGCCAACGGCTTCTCCGTGCCGACCATAAACGCCTTTCCCTACGGCCGGTTCCACCACGCGCCGGTCAAGGAGGCGGTCTACCTGCCGGACTGGCGCGATCCCGAGCGCCTGGCCTACACGGTGCGCCTGGCCCGGGTGCTGGCCGGCTGGCTGCCCGAGGGCGGGACGGGCTCGCTGTCCACGGTGCCGGTGGGGTTTCGCCGGGGCTTTCCCGAGGCCGACCTGCCGGCGGCCCTGGCCAACATGCGCCTGGCCCTCGAGGCCTTGCGGACGATCTTCCGGGACACGGGCCGGCGGCTGCGGCTGGCCGTGGAACCCGAGCCGGGCTGCCTGGTCGAGACCACGCCGCAGTTCGTGGCGCTGTGCGACCGCCTCGACCCCGACGGCGAGTACCGGGCGCATCTGGGCATCTGCTACGACTGCTGCCACCAGGCCCTGCAGTACGAGGACCCGCGCCGGTCCCTGGCCCGGCTGGCCTCGGCCGGGCTCACGGTTGCCCATGTCCAGGTCTCCTCGGCCCTGCACCTCGAGGGCGGCGACTTGGCGCGCCTGTCCCGCTTCGTGGAACCCGTCTATCTGCACCAGGCTGTGGCCAGACTGCACGACGGCCGTCTAGTTCGGTTCGACGACTTGCAGCTTGCCCTATCCGCAAGGCTTTCCGACGTAGAATCCTGGCGTGTGCATTTTCATTTGCCCGTCTTTTTGCGGGAACTTCCCGACTGTGGCACGACACAGCCTTTTTTGAAGGCAATATTGCCCCTTTTTTCGGCGGATGCCCTTCTGGAAGTCGAGACATACACCTGGAGTGTTTTGCCGGACGACCTCAGGACAACGGATGTGGCCGACTCCATCTGTCGTGAAATCCGTTGGGTGCGCCAGGCCAGGCAGGCGGGCCTTGACGTTGCCGGGACGCCTTATTAA